A region of Vibrio chagasii DNA encodes the following proteins:
- a CDS encoding response regulator — translation MNAITRVMVIEDDIAIAELHHRYLEQMGGFDVVGIATTHSEALMQLDILKPDLVLLDVYLPDGSGLDILNHVRGNNQGCDVILITAARDVDTLQTAMRGGVVDYLLKPVMFPRLEAALKKYQSQQQEFESVSDLNQGLVDKMLQANAKADSGKVSTLPKGIDGVTLDKIRAIFQQADSANITADEAGERIGASRTTARRYLEFLITTGELAADLNYGTVGRPERCYNKATR, via the coding sequence ATGAACGCAATCACGAGAGTCATGGTCATTGAAGATGATATTGCGATTGCAGAACTTCACCATCGCTATCTAGAGCAGATGGGAGGTTTTGATGTTGTCGGAATAGCGACCACCCATTCAGAAGCATTAATGCAGCTAGATATCTTAAAGCCAGATTTAGTGCTTTTAGATGTTTATCTGCCAGACGGCAGTGGGCTCGATATTCTTAATCATGTTAGAGGTAACAACCAAGGGTGTGATGTAATTTTAATCACTGCAGCCCGAGATGTGGATACCTTACAGACAGCGATGCGTGGTGGTGTGGTGGATTACCTATTGAAACCAGTCATGTTTCCTCGCTTGGAAGCTGCGCTGAAGAAGTATCAGTCACAGCAACAAGAGTTCGAGAGTGTGTCAGATCTTAACCAAGGTTTGGTCGATAAGATGTTGCAAGCCAATGCTAAAGCCGACTCTGGAAAAGTATCGACGTTGCCTAAAGGGATCGATGGCGTAACGCTCGATAAGATTCGCGCGATTTTTCAACAGGCAGATTCTGCGAACATCACGGCTGATGAGGCAGGTGAACGCATTGGTGCAAGCCGAACTACAGCACGACGTTATCTTGAGTTCTTGATTACCACCGGAGAGTTAGCCGCTGATTTGAATTACGGTACAGTGGGACGACCTGAACGCTGCTATAACAAAGCCACAAGGTAG
- the zwf gene encoding glucose-6-phosphate dehydrogenase codes for MVIPENSSIVIFGASGDLTYRKLIPALYHLYASNQLPESFAILGVSRTEYSDESYREKLKKSLQEMEQTEPETLNAFIEHLHYQAINTSDVDDYARLAQRLDKLEQDYQFENHNTLFYLATPPSLYGVIPANLAAHGLNDETNGWRRLIIEKPFGYDLASAQALDEEIHHHFQEHQIYRIDHYLGKETVQNLLVLRFSNAMFEPLWNRNFIDYVEITGAEFLGVEERGGYYDGSGAVRDMFQNHLLQVLAMVGMEPPAQINADSIRDEVVKVLQCLKPLEEEDLRKDLVLGQYTASDVRGQHLLGYREEHGVADDSRTETYIGLKAHINNWRWNGVPFYVRTGKRLPTRVTEIVIHFKNTPHPVFGQDAPENKLIIRIQPDEGIQMSFGLKEPGAGFKAKEVKMNFSYSDLPETQMLTAYERLLLDALNGDATLFARTDAVEACWKYVQPILDFKQDPQALFGYACGTWGPQEADELLQRDGRAWRFPCKNLTDTDYCEL; via the coding sequence ATGGTAATACCTGAAAACAGCAGCATCGTTATTTTTGGTGCGTCGGGAGATCTAACTTACCGTAAGTTAATTCCTGCTTTGTACCACCTGTATGCTAGCAATCAACTACCAGAATCCTTTGCGATTCTTGGAGTGAGCCGTACTGAGTACAGCGATGAGTCTTACCGTGAGAAGCTGAAGAAGTCTCTTCAGGAAATGGAGCAAACTGAACCAGAGACGCTGAATGCATTTATTGAACATTTGCATTACCAAGCGATCAACACTTCAGATGTAGACGATTACGCTCGTTTAGCACAACGTCTAGACAAACTTGAGCAAGACTACCAATTCGAAAACCACAACACTTTATTCTACTTGGCAACGCCGCCAAGCCTGTACGGTGTTATCCCAGCAAACCTTGCTGCGCATGGCCTAAACGATGAAACGAATGGCTGGCGCCGTCTGATCATCGAGAAGCCATTTGGTTACGATTTAGCTTCTGCTCAAGCGTTAGATGAAGAGATCCATCATCACTTCCAAGAACACCAGATCTACCGTATCGACCACTACTTAGGTAAAGAGACGGTACAAAACCTTCTAGTGCTTCGTTTCTCAAACGCGATGTTTGAACCACTGTGGAACCGTAACTTTATTGATTACGTTGAAATCACAGGTGCAGAGTTCCTTGGCGTTGAAGAACGTGGCGGCTACTACGATGGTTCTGGCGCTGTTCGTGATATGTTCCAAAACCACTTGCTACAAGTACTAGCAATGGTTGGTATGGAACCACCAGCTCAAATTAACGCTGACTCTATTCGTGATGAAGTGGTTAAAGTACTTCAGTGTCTGAAGCCTCTTGAAGAAGAAGACCTACGTAAAGATCTCGTGCTAGGTCAGTACACTGCTTCTGATGTTCGCGGCCAGCACTTGTTGGGTTACCGTGAAGAGCACGGTGTTGCAGATGACTCTCGTACTGAAACTTACATTGGTCTGAAAGCGCACATCAATAACTGGCGTTGGAACGGGGTGCCATTCTACGTGCGTACCGGTAAACGCTTACCAACACGCGTGACGGAAATCGTGATTCACTTTAAGAACACGCCGCATCCAGTATTTGGTCAAGATGCACCAGAGAACAAACTGATTATCCGTATCCAACCGGACGAAGGTATTCAGATGAGCTTTGGTTTGAAAGAGCCAGGCGCAGGCTTCAAAGCAAAAGAAGTGAAAATGAACTTCTCTTACTCTGACTTGCCAGAAACTCAAATGCTAACAGCTTACGAACGTCTGCTTCTTGATGCGCTAAACGGTGACGCAACTTTATTTGCACGTACCGATGCGGTAGAAGCATGTTGGAAGTACGTTCAACCAATCTTAGACTTCAAACAAGATCCTCAAGCACTGTTTGGCTATGCTTGTGGTACTTGGGGCCCACAGGAAGCGGATGAACTTCTGCAACGTGATGGCCGCGCATGGCGTTTCCCATGCAAAAACTTAACAGACACGGATTACTGCGAACTATGA
- the pgl gene encoding 6-phosphogluconolactonase: MINHKIFETPELVVENLANEMKAYSEQGKPVHISLSGGSTPKMLFKLLAQAPYAEGIQWNNLHFWWGDERCVAPDDAESNFGEANALLFSNVNLLAENIHRIRGEDEPKAEAERFAKEMADVIPCENGTPVFDWILLGVGADGHTASLFPGATNYQDENLSVLASHPESGQIRVSKTAKVLEAAKRISYLVLGAGKVEIVKEIHTTPASELPYPAAKIQSKTGETEWFLDSNAASAIA; this comes from the coding sequence ATGATCAACCACAAGATCTTTGAAACGCCAGAGCTAGTTGTTGAAAACCTAGCAAACGAAATGAAAGCGTACAGCGAGCAGGGAAAGCCTGTTCACATTTCACTGTCTGGTGGTAGTACACCTAAAATGCTTTTCAAACTATTGGCTCAAGCGCCATACGCAGAAGGCATTCAATGGAACAACCTTCACTTCTGGTGGGGTGATGAGCGTTGTGTTGCACCGGATGATGCAGAAAGCAACTTCGGCGAAGCAAATGCACTACTTTTCTCAAACGTGAACCTTCTAGCAGAGAACATTCACCGTATTCGTGGTGAAGATGAGCCAAAAGCTGAAGCTGAGCGATTTGCTAAAGAGATGGCTGATGTGATTCCTTGTGAAAACGGCACACCTGTTTTCGATTGGATTCTGCTAGGTGTTGGCGCAGATGGCCACACTGCTTCACTATTCCCCGGTGCAACAAACTACCAAGATGAGAACCTGTCTGTACTGGCTTCTCACCCTGAGTCTGGTCAAATCCGTGTTTCTAAAACTGCGAAAGTTTTAGAAGCAGCAAAACGAATCAGCTACCTAGTACTGGGTGCAGGTAAAGTTGAGATCGTTAAAGAAATTCATACTACTCCTGCTTCAGAGTTGCCTTACCCGGCAGCGAAAATCCAGTCTAAAACTGGTGAAACAGAGTGGTTCCTAGATTCAAATGCAGCAAGTGCTATCGCATAA
- the gnd gene encoding decarboxylating NADP(+)-dependent phosphogluconate dehydrogenase translates to MKGDIGVIGLAVMGQNLILNMNDHGFKVVAHNRTAAKVDEFLEGPAKGTNIVGAYSLEELVEKLETPRKVMLMVRAGDVVDTFIDNLIPLLDEGDIIIDGGNTNYPDTNRRVAHCREKGIHFIGTGVSGGEEGARFGPSIMPGGAAEAWEAVKPIFQGISAKTDAGEPCCDWVGNDGAGHFVKMVHNGIEYGDMQLITEAYQFMKDGLGMSADEMQAVFADWNKTELDSYLVEITADILGYKDEDGEALVEKILDTAGQKGTGKWTGINALDLGIPLTLISESVFSRCLSALKDQRVEAETLFGKTITPVEGDKQEWVDALRQALLASKIISYAQGFMLMREASNENGWDLNYGNVALMWRGGCIIRSAFLGNIRDAYEANPDIAFLGSDEYFKNILQSSLAAWRKVAAKSLESGIPMPCTISALSFLDGYTTARLPANLLQAQRDYFGAHTYERTDRPRGEFFHTNWTGTGGDTASTTYDV, encoded by the coding sequence ATGAAAGGTGATATCGGTGTAATTGGCCTAGCAGTAATGGGTCAGAACCTTATCCTAAACATGAACGACCACGGCTTCAAAGTTGTGGCTCACAACCGTACTGCTGCGAAAGTAGACGAGTTTCTAGAAGGCCCAGCTAAAGGTACTAACATTGTTGGTGCTTACTCTCTAGAAGAGCTAGTAGAGAAACTAGAAACGCCACGTAAAGTGATGCTTATGGTTCGTGCTGGTGACGTTGTAGACACGTTCATCGACAACCTAATCCCACTTCTAGACGAAGGCGACATCATCATTGATGGTGGTAACACTAACTACCCAGACACTAACCGTCGCGTAGCGCACTGTCGTGAAAAAGGCATCCACTTCATCGGTACTGGTGTATCTGGTGGTGAAGAAGGCGCTCGTTTCGGTCCTTCAATCATGCCAGGCGGCGCAGCTGAAGCTTGGGAAGCGGTTAAGCCAATCTTCCAAGGTATCTCTGCAAAAACTGACGCTGGCGAGCCTTGTTGTGACTGGGTTGGTAACGACGGTGCTGGTCACTTCGTTAAGATGGTACACAACGGCATCGAATACGGTGACATGCAGCTTATCACTGAAGCTTACCAGTTCATGAAAGATGGCCTAGGTATGTCTGCTGACGAGATGCAAGCTGTGTTTGCTGATTGGAACAAGACTGAGCTAGACAGCTACCTAGTTGAAATCACTGCTGACATCCTTGGCTACAAAGATGAAGACGGTGAAGCGCTAGTTGAGAAAATCCTAGACACTGCAGGCCAAAAGGGTACTGGTAAGTGGACAGGTATCAACGCATTAGACCTTGGTATTCCTCTAACGCTTATCTCTGAGTCTGTATTCTCTCGTTGCCTATCTGCATTGAAAGATCAACGTGTTGAAGCTGAAACTCTATTCGGCAAGACAATTACTCCAGTTGAAGGTGACAAGCAAGAGTGGGTTGATGCACTACGTCAAGCTCTACTAGCTTCTAAGATCATCTCTTACGCTCAAGGTTTCATGCTAATGCGCGAAGCATCTAACGAGAACGGCTGGGATCTAAACTACGGTAACGTAGCACTAATGTGGCGTGGTGGTTGTATCATCCGTTCTGCATTCCTAGGCAACATCCGTGATGCGTACGAAGCAAACCCAGACATCGCGTTCCTAGGTTCTGACGAGTACTTCAAAAACATCCTACAAAGCAGCCTAGCGGCATGGCGTAAAGTAGCAGCGAAATCTCTAGAGTCTGGTATCCCAATGCCATGTACGATTTCTGCGCTATCTTTCCTAGACGGTTACACAACTGCACGTCTACCAGCTAACCTGCTTCAAGCTCAACGTGACTACTTCGGTGCTCACACTTACGAGCGTACTGACCGTCCACGTGGTGAGTTCTTCCACACAAACTGGACTGGTACAGGCGGCGACACTGCTTCTACAACTTACGACGTATAA
- a CDS encoding HD domain-containing protein, whose product MFDYSQINRVAAQDKDIIAIVDDLFRLAREHYPSLSRLSVILCSDNRASNYFVSDALSKEAEHRYIDLEIKPESALSRLAESLDTRIIHDLSSTPLTEQTCHLLKLGHQSSYTTPIHYQEHNLGFVFVNASSIGFFSKSSIQCDMAYLTQVISSLFIQLFERQRHFQSSLAIALNMGHARDPETKEHLIRMGKYSEQLARTLSNTNTEITHQFIHRIRLYAPFHDIGKYRIPDNVLFSTERFSDEEKAIMNNHTLYGEDMINDVVSLSHHSSMCLKEIRFIKNIVRHHHERFDGSGLPDALKGQAIPLEARIVTLADVFDALMSKRAYKRAWTLSEVMEYIEVHNGSMFDPQCVKALKQNLDYFLSIRKQYNDDIQPQAMTA is encoded by the coding sequence ATGTTTGACTACTCCCAGATCAATAGAGTAGCCGCACAGGATAAGGACATTATCGCCATCGTAGATGACCTTTTCCGGCTAGCTCGTGAACATTACCCCTCATTATCACGGCTCTCGGTCATATTATGCAGTGACAATCGAGCATCGAACTATTTTGTGTCAGATGCCCTGAGTAAAGAAGCTGAACATCGTTATATTGATCTAGAAATAAAACCAGAATCAGCGTTGTCCCGATTAGCAGAATCTCTCGATACTCGCATCATTCACGATCTCAGTTCGACTCCACTAACAGAGCAAACTTGCCATTTATTAAAGCTCGGCCATCAGAGCAGTTACACAACCCCTATTCACTATCAAGAACATAATCTTGGGTTTGTATTCGTGAATGCCTCATCGATTGGGTTCTTTTCTAAATCATCAATACAATGCGATATGGCTTATCTCACTCAAGTCATCTCAAGCTTGTTCATTCAACTGTTCGAGCGGCAACGTCACTTCCAATCTTCCTTAGCCATTGCACTGAATATGGGACACGCTCGCGATCCGGAAACCAAAGAGCATCTGATTAGAATGGGCAAATACAGTGAACAATTGGCTCGGACCCTGTCAAATACAAACACAGAAATTACCCACCAGTTCATCCATCGTATTCGCTTATATGCGCCCTTTCACGATATCGGGAAATACCGAATTCCAGATAATGTATTGTTCAGTACCGAGCGTTTCTCCGATGAGGAAAAAGCAATAATGAACAACCATACGTTATATGGGGAAGACATGATTAACGATGTGGTGTCGCTATCTCACCACAGTTCAATGTGTTTAAAAGAAATTCGGTTCATCAAGAATATCGTTCGTCATCACCACGAAAGGTTTGACGGTTCAGGACTACCCGACGCCTTAAAAGGCCAAGCCATACCGTTGGAAGCCAGAATAGTGACCTTAGCGGATGTGTTTGATGCGCTGATGAGTAAAAGAGCCTATAAGCGAGCATGGACATTAAGTGAAGTGATGGAATACATAGAGGTACACAACGGTTCGATGTTTGACCCACAGTGTGTCAAAGCGCTGAAACAGAACCTCGACTACTTCCTGTCAATTAGAAAGCAATATAACGACGATATTCAACCCCAAGCCATGACAGCTTAG